The Gossypium hirsutum isolate 1008001.06 chromosome D02, Gossypium_hirsutum_v2.1, whole genome shotgun sequence region TGATTTGGCTCCGATTCTCCTCTAGATGATCTTAAGGTCTCTCCCTCCAGGTACTGTTCCTCTCCCTTCTTGAGTGTTTCTTTTGCTAGACGGTGGGCTTCTGTGTTTTCTGACCTTGGGATAAAATAGAATCTGATTTCTTGATAGTGATCCTTTAAGCTTTGAATATCACTGATTATTGCCCCTATTTCTGATATGTCTCGACTTGTATTTTGGCATTTTGTAATCACTATTTTTGAGTCTCCGATTATATCTAAAGTATGATAGCCCAACTGAATCCCTAACCTTGTTGCTTGCAAACCTGCAAATACTTCCGCCACGAATGGAGATGCAATATTTTCATAAAGGGTTGACTTTGCTGCAACGATCCTACCCTCCTCATTTCTAACAAGTAGGCCTGACGCAGATCTGGAGTTCTGTAAGTCAAAAGCCGCATAAAAAAATATGGCCTTTTTCGCCCTTTGTAAACTTTATCTAGGCCTCACGCTAGTTCCACGTTGAGTTCCCTATCTCTACTCCCTTCCAGTTCCAGAATATAGCTTTTTATTTGTTTGGAGATATCCCAGCTAGTGCTTGATCTgttttcatataataaattatttctgTTTGTCCAGATTAACCAGAGCCCGCAACAGAAACCCCTGCACTGTTCGTTTGTCCCTTGGTTGAGAACCCAGGTAAGCCAACTCCAAATATCCAAATGCCTGTTGTTGAGTATCCATGAAAAATTTAAGTGACTCAATCTTTCCTTTGCTGTAGGGCACAGATGGAAAACATGGAAACTATCTTCTCCTTCCTGACCGCATCTCGAACATCGATCCTCAACCATCACTTTTCGCAGCTTCAGATTGGAGAAAGTGGGAATGTAATTCCACGCTATTTTCCATACTGTAATCTTGATTTTTGAGGGCATATGTAAATTCCATAGTTTTCTGTAGAAATTTTTAGTATCGGTCTGTAAATAAACACTAGGATCAATTGTAGCTttctgtaatagtttataggcacttCTTACTGAAAAGTCACCAGTTGCCTCCCCTCTTCATACCTGGATGTCTTCATGGATTGACTTTGAAAGCGGAATCTATAGTATTTTCCTAGCGATATTCGAGTTAAAGGTACGGACAATCAAGTCTCTGTTTCATGTTCTGCTTTCCTCATTGATTAAGTCGGACACTACTCTAATATTTTCAATGTTGCTTTTATTTTGTAATCTGTCTGCAGTCATTCTCAGCACCCATAGATCATTCCATACTAAAATGTGGTCTCCTTTACCAACCCTCCAGCATAATCCATCTGTCAAGAGTTTTTTTGTTGACCAAATACTCCTCCAGGTAAGTGAAGGTAAGTTACTCAAAGGAGCATTTAAGAAGTTtgttgttggaaaatattttgcTTTTAAAACTCGGGCTAATAAAGAACTCGGATAATTAAAAAGAAGCCAACCCTGTTTTGCCAACAAAGCTATGTTGAATTTATCAAGActtataaaaacccaacccaccCAATTCCTTTTCAATGCAAATATCCTTCCAAGCACACCAATGGATCCCTTTTTGCCCCTTATTTTTCTGCCACCAAAATTTTGCAATAATACCCTCTAATTCCCTGCAAAAAGATTTAGGGAGTAAAAAACGTCATTGAGTAAGTTGGTATAGATTGTAAAACAGCTTTGACGAAAACCTCTACCTCCTTGTGAGAGATATCTGATACTCCAATTGTCAATTGTCATTTGTCAATTTGTCAGTAGCTTCCCCAAACGGTATGCAATCATCCGCAAAAAGTAAATGTGAAACATGCGGCTGGCTTCTGCTTGCTTTGACACCTTTTATTTTGTTCTCCTGCATACCTAATTTCATAAGGCTAAAGAGACCTTCTCCACAGAACAAGAATAAGAACGGACTCAACGGGTCCCCTTGTCGTAATCCTCTTGAAGGATAAAAGGAGTCTCCATTATGTCCATTAAGTACCACTGAATATGAAACTGTATTAACGCATCTAAATAGTTGGGTTACAGACTGAATCAAAACCCATTTTCTTCATTATTTCCtccacaaaatttcatttcacCCTATCATATGCCTTGCTCATATCCAATTTGACCGCCATAAAACCCTTCTTCCCTGACCTCTTCTGTTTCAACGTATGGATTAATTCATAAGCCAGCAACACGTTATCTGGTATCAATCTTCCAGGTGCGAAAGTGCTTTGTGCAGGATCAATGCATTTGTCTAACACTTTCCGAATGCGATTTGCTAAAACTTTAGCCTTTAATTTGTAGATTACATTACACAAACTAATAAGCCAAAAGTGCGATATATCCACTGGATTTAAAATTTTcggaattaaaacaatatttattcTATTGACTGGGCCTATCTCCATCCTTCCATATCAAGACGAAAAGAAGTGACCTCCTCTCCGATAATTGCCTAACACTTCTGATAGAATAACGCTGGAAATCCATCTTCCCTTGGTGCCTTAGTGGGCCCTAATTCTGTCAAATTCTGCTGAATCTCCTCTTTTGTATATCCTCTTTTAGCATTAAATTATCTTCGTTTGAAATACATCGATGAACTCCAGATAAAACATGCTCATAATTTGCAGATCTGCCAGCGGAAAATAACTGTTTGAAATATGATGTAGCAATCATTTCCATTTCCTTTAATTCTTCCGTCTCCCTCCCATCATCATTCTTCATTTTGTGAATCAGGTTCCTCTGTCGTTTTTGTGTAGCTTGTTTGTGGAAAAAGGCTGTATTTTTATCCCCAAATTTCAACCAGTTAACCCTCGCTCTTTGTTCCCAGTAGCACTCATCCTTTTCGATCTCGAAGTTAAGTTGGATCTTTGTATCAATCAGGTCGGCTAAATTTTCTTCATCCCTTTTTGCTTCTAGTAGTGAAGCCAATTTTGATGATAActtctttcttttctaaaaaacTGAATTTGACTAGCCCATCGCTCCAGCCCCCTTTTTATACTGTCCAACTTGCTTAAAAACTCTCCTTCAGAGTGCTCTCATATGTCTTTAACTGTATTTAAGAACgaatcgaattattcgagttaatcgagttattcgaatcaactcgaatttttttttcgaatttcgagttcgaattgagttgagtttttgaattcgaataatttgaataattcgaataattcgaatatcaaactataatattttatatttttacccaaaagttttaaaattttttacttttccctcaaaacttttattcCTTTTCACTTTCCCTCTAAAACTTTTACTTCTCTCCTAACCCCTTAATCTACCCAAAATCTATTTCCCACTAAAATTTTACTCtactatttattttttctcaaaattttactccaaaaaaccttcaaaactttttattttccctttaaatttttactccctcccactttttctctaaaatttttattcccttcccatcccacttcccatctatcccaaacccccactccaaattttttaatattttccctctaaaattttactctccctatttactttccttcaaacttttattccccaaaacttgttattttttcccaaaacttttacttatcaccctttactcccaaataaaaaatcaaaatatccaaaaaaaatcactaaacataaatagtaataattttatttatatctactatttatattattaaattaaatttcatattttatattatttatattattgaattgtttagtcatattgaatatttatattaaaattgaattattaattatgccataaaatattcgtgttaaaattttatattggtatcaatttcacattttatttttaaaataacttttattaaaaaattatttttttttacatttaacatattttttaattctaaaatgtatagtgacaagaatctagAGATAATTGAAACAGGCAAGCAAAGAaactaaccagtatataaaaaattaataaataaattatgaagtgatgaaagttaataaaaattttgattaaggtggatattttattacgatgggtgacaatggttacaaggacccaaaattattttttaaaatttaactcgaacaaatatattcgattcgatttgaattccatctcactcgactcgattcgagaaaatttcaaataaagttaggatgataaaatgagattcaaaaacttgattaactcgaaaattttttattcaatttgattcaattcgaccgaatgctcacccctaagtCTCATCCCATCTCTTTAGTTTCCACTCCTCCCGTAATCCTTACTTCACAAAAGGAATCACTATGGCCCAGACGACCACAATAAAAGCAAAAAAGTGATAGCCTTTCATATTTAAACCAAACATATGAACACTTTCCATAACACATTATCTGTTTTTTCCTTTTCAAAGGACGCCTTATATCAATTTTGACTCTTATTCTCATGAAATTTCTACTTTCTTTTCCAGACTTGAGCCATCATACTCCATGAACTCTCCTATGAAATTTCCCATTTGAATTGCCAGATTTTTCGAGACAAAACCGGTTGGAACATTATATAGTTGAACCCACAAAGGTGAGTAAATTAATGATACCTTCAAAGGATCCTCCCCCCTTTGCAACTTATGAAGAATTAATAAATGATTGTTAAAAATCCAAGGTGAACCTTTGATAACCCTTTCAAGATCAAttatatgaaaaaattgaaataaatacttTTTTTCCCCAGATCTTTAATCTGAACtcctgtaatgacccaaaattcatgggcatcagaaaagtataatatcgggcctccgtcctagtaaattgagttcgaaaataattattagaaatacttactagactagttgtgtgtttaattaggttttagataggtgaatttagctttaattatgagtaattagcaaaaaggattaaattgcaatagaagtaaaagtttaattatagattaaaagaaaataataggaaataaataggcaattatgccaattGCCAAatttgaggcggcataagtataaaaatttgagatttttaagtgttaaaaaatattattaaattatttttaaattgttaaattattataattattattatattataaaataaataagatggtgacaaatgtatggtaataaaTTATACATGTGTCATAATTGTATAAATacatttgtattaaaattttgtaattacttattatataagaaaatattatattatattatattatattatattatattatattatattattaaagtattatatttattaaataataaacaaaacataaactaaaagaataaaagaaacaaaagaagaaaagaaacagaataggaaAGGACGAAAcggagaagaaacaggggagaaagaagaaaaagaaagaaaatggaaaaattgaaggtttaaggtttgattggtaagtcaaattagcccttttctcttaattctaatgttttaaaagctttaaaacaaagttttgatggaattaagttgatattttgtaagttcataggttttcaagtatagtttatgttgaacaaaagagatgaataagggattaaattgaatgaattttaagttagaattgaaaaagggattaaattgtaaaagaaactatgagttttatgttttagggactaaattgaggaaaattcgaaattaggaaaatatgctgaaattttgatagttaaatttgagtttggatggaatttgaatagaaatagagtgtgaattgagttaggaaaataagtgaatttagttaggattaaattgagaataaggaagaaattgaatagaaattcaattatttatcataattagtgctgaaattaatagtataaattattattttcgtagctaacaaagaacccgaggcaCCAGCATTAAAGGGAAAGGAGAAGATTATCGAGGAGTAAACTCGAGAAaatcacggtttgtattactataattcaaattattatttttaaatgttaaattttaatttatgtatttagtaaatgaaatgtgaggtaagtatgaatattagtattagtattagtattagtattactattattattattatcattattattaaaatgagtgggaattaaataattgatatgaattaatatttgaattgtttgttgattgaaaATGGGAAGTGAATGTGAATCGAAGTGTGACtgatattaaattgaatggaaatgtattgagttgtgaaaatgtATGAATAGTGgattaattattgattgaaaggtggaaaaatgattgaattgaaaatgtgagaaattgtgattgaattgagattatatgtgatttaaataccctattaactagtcgggctgagtcggatatagttggcatgccataggattagaagagttcagggatacttcgacctcgagtcgatgagacactgggtgtcactatatttcttcagatagattcgatgaggtactgggtaccaatttTCTTTggctttgccgatgagacactgggtgccaattattgcttcgaactatccgatgaggcactgggtgccattttggtgtgtttggttggatccgtgtatccgccaaagtccgagttttgttaatagggtaaatgatgaaatgataaatCGAACGAGTTGGTCAAACGAGCTacagaaatgaaatgaaaaagttgaattgtgaattgaaatgtgatatgagatagaggaatgaacctaaggttcatgatttgttcaaactcaaattgtggatatatgatattgcttgatgaattgctattgttgagatattgaatttaaattgtatatacgaattatgcattacatgtttaaatattgttataacttgaattatggtaataccactgagtatgaaatactcagcgtacggttgtttccgtgcgcaggtcgatAGAAGTCAAAGGTCCCGGTTCAACATCCAGATTAATCTCGACTTCAGcaaaacttggtgatgtatttttcctttggtaaaggtggcatgtacatagattgtgtataaaggttattatgttttaatataaatggttaaaaatgttagtattaaaagtttatgaattttaatgaaagaagtttatctattttacctaattagtacattgttaaattttaaattgatatcatatagattgagtttgattagaagtatTTAGAATAGGAAATGAGAGGATGACATGAATTGGTTGATTTGATCATATTTGCAATTGGTATGGTTTTaaattgcagggggttttatgtaaaaacaaGTAGAAATGCTAccgaaatttttctaaaaataaaaaaattgaatgaagtcaattagtaaaatattatatgaatttatgattttatcttaATGTGTTTGATATTTACTTAAGAATTATTGTAAATTatttgatatgtccggtaatgcctcgtaactctattccggcaatggtttggggttagggggtgttacaactccTCTTACGGGGTGCCACAAATTTGCCATTGTACTCCTCATTGCTGGAAAATGAACAATACTTGCTGTTAAAAAGCATCCCACCAATTGCAAAACTTTCGTTTCTCTATCCGTGTCCGCTTCAGTTTGTACTTGTAAAATTTCATCTTCCTCCTCCTCCAGAGATGGTCCTGCAAATTCCATCTCCATACTAACTCGTTCCTTCAATTGCTGGACTAAAGAGATCTGAATATCAAGTTGCTGTCACATCAAGAGACGGAAAGCAAAAACAagataaaaactttaaaaaaacaagAGAAAACCCTAAAAACTACAAGAGAGACAAAGGCGTGCTAATTTAGCAGACTTTTTTCTCGATATTAATATTTAGTTATGCtatcttttaattaaattttaatgtcatatgtttattaattaattaattattcttattttcAGATTAAACGTAATTTGTCCAgcataattaatttgttttgaaatgaGATTGGATTAAGCTGAATATCGTAAAATTAATTTCATCGTAATATTACTGGGTTATAAAAGTACAAGAATGTTGGGTAAGACAGCGACGAGGAGCAGCACACAAATTCATAAACGAAATTAACaacagaaagaaagaaattgtgtaaagAAGGGGATGGGATCCGATCCAATCAGGAGGTGTGGACGACAACGCTCTGCATCATGTGCTTGAACTCGAAGAAATCCACACGCCCATCATGATTTTGGTCAACGCAGCATATCATCTTCTCCACTCTATCAATCTCTCTTCCTTCTGGCAATCCCAGTTTCCCCAACACCGCCTGCAATTCCTCCGCCGATATATACCCATCCCCGTCCTCATCGAACACTTTAAACGCCTCCGTCAAATCTGATTCTGATTCATCCTCTTCTGCAACCTCCTCCATCTCCAACCCGAACAACCTTTGGTCCAATGACTCATGCAAAGCAACAAACCCGTCGTACGTGAGGCCGATGTTACCCGACTTTATGAACGACCTGATGGTTGAATCTAGATCTGAAACATCGGTTTCAAGGCCTAGACGAGTAAGGGCCTGATGGATCTCTTGGACAGTGATGAGGCCATCGCGGTTCTTGTCAAAGATATCAAATACGCGTCGCAGACGGAGTGAGTTTAGACTGGAGCAGCGTAGACGAAATGACGAAGACGAGGGCCTTCTATCCAGGCTGCGTTTGCATTCAGAATCTGCTGCTGCTGCCATTTACGGTCTGTTTTATCTACGTTGGGGGTTTCTTATTAATTGCAACAGCTTACCAAGAGGGAAAGGAGGTGTGTGTTGGGGTTGAGAATGGCTACTATATGTTCTCCTACCATATAATACATATATGTTAGCCGTCCTGTCCAGCAAGCCTCTTAACACCTTTTCTTGGGGCATTCGTTTCTACACGTATTCCCATGTCTCTTTAGGGAAAATTGCTATAGAAGTCCCTGTACtaagatttaaattatattttggtcacCTAAAATGAAATTCTTACAATTTGGTAACTTAACTTTTAGggcactttcattttagtcacccaagcGTTCAATCTCTAATGACGGTTAACTATAAACGCCATACCCAAGCGTTCATTTTACTTTCATTAAAGTAAAAAAGtgctaaaaactaaaataatacacaaaattatcaaattttaattatttatcccattgtcaaaattctaaattctattttttaaaattgaaattttaaattttaaaacatcaaaataaattgaataaattgttgaattttttttatccattGATAAGGTTAACCAATTTGCTActataatttttaacattaatatttaaaaatttatatttcaaaactcaaatttaaaattttcgtaCAATTTGAGaatttttgtgtattattttagtttctaccatttttttcactttaatccttgaTTGTTTTTACCCCAATGGATacttaaaaaatatgttttttgggTAGCCAAAAAAGAAGTGACCTAAAAATTagatgaccaaaataaaagtatTAACATGATGTGGTGTGTACAATTAACTATTATTAGAGATTTAATGTTTGGATGACTAAGTAAAAGTTTCTTAAAAATTAGATGATCAACTAGATAGTTTACGCATTgaatatttgtatattaaatttaaaGAGCATTGGTGGTGTCGTGGGTTATTGGGTGAAAACATTTGACCTTGTGCCGTGGGGGGTGGTGGGCTGTGATTTGACTTCACGGACACGGTCATGGTCTGAATTCGCCTTCCAAAGATCCTcctcttttttcaattttaatttctttgaattcgCAATTTGGCCACACAAATACACGTTTCTCATTGGAATTACCTAAACCCATTCAAAGTCGTCTAAATGAATTTTCTTACCTCTCACCCATTATGTCTTCTTTTTCCTTTACATACTTGGCTTGCCGTATATGGTCATTTAAGCTGctgtaatattttaattacagaatttcatttaattatattttcgAATAAATTATGCaggatgatttttatttttcgaataaaatatatttatggaattaaaattctttttaattaTAATGCAATGTCTTAGAATTATTTTTTAGTATCCAAACACacct contains the following coding sequences:
- the LOC107910278 gene encoding probable calcium-binding protein CML43, encoding MAAAADSECKRSLDRRPSSSSFRLRCSSLNSLRLRRVFDIFDKNRDGLITVQEIHQALTRLGLETDVSDLDSTIRSFIKSGNIGLTYDGFVALHESLDQRLFGLEMEEVAEEDESESDLTEAFKVFDEDGDGYISAEELQAVLGKLGLPEGREIDRVEKMICCVDQNHDGRVDFFEFKHMMQSVVVHTS